Below is a genomic region from Streptomyces sp. RPA4-2.
GCGGCGATCGCGACCGGGCTCGGCCTCGACACGCGCTTCCAGGTGGGGGCCGAGGCGGCCAAGAGGGGCTGGATCTAGGGGTATTGACCCGCAGTCGCCTGCTCACGCGCCGACTCCGGCAACCGACTCACCGCTCCCCTCCTCCTCGCTCGCCCACCCCGCCTCACGTCCGTCTCTACAGTGGAGAGAAAGAGGTCTGGCCGCGGGTAGGGGCACGGCGGCCGAGTGTTGGCGGCGGGATCGTCTTCGAGGACGGGGCCGGCCAGTCGATGACGCCGCCGCGCGGGTTCTGTCCGTCGTCCCGACGCATGTGCCATCGCGAGCCACCCAGGGCCGCCCAGCGGGAGCTTTGGGGACTCTGCCACCGCCAAGAGCCCGACGGCGGGGACCGGATCACCTCCGTTCCGTTCGGCACAGCCCTGGACCGGCCGCGCGCAACACCGAGCCCGGGAAACACGAAGGACTGACTGTTTCCGGGTCCCGATCGAGAATCCCCCGCCGGACTGCCACCCTGGAACCGCCGACAACCTCCACACGCTCACCCACGGCCCGTCCTACCGGGCGCTGAACCGGCACACACAGGGGGACGACGAGTGAAGAACTTCTTCGGGAAAGTCCGCCTGGCCGAGCCGCAGGTGTCCGACGCCGAGCGCGAACTGTTCGGCGGGCCGCTGCGCTATGACATGGGCTGGTCCCAACACGAGCACGCGGGGCTGGACTTGACCATGGGGTCGGCGCTTCGCCAGATGCCCACCCTCGTCGGTGCCACCCTGCGCATGGCGTGGCGCGCGGACCGCCGTGCGCTCGTCGCCGTGGCGATCAGCGAAATCGCCCAAGGCGTCGCCGCTGCAGTCAGCCTGCTCGCCGTCAACGCGGTCATGCACGCCCTGCTCGGCACCGGAAGCGCCGTCGAGCGGCTGCACGCGCTGCTGCCTGGACTGCTCGCCGCCGCAGGCGTCGCTGTCGTCAACTCCGCCCTGGCCGGCTGGTCGACCTCCCGGGCCGGTCGCCTCGAACCGCTGGTCGAGCGGATCGCCACCACGCAGTACCTGGCAGCGGCGACCGCCGTCGAACTCGAAGCCATCGACGACCCGGACTTCCGTCGCCTGATCGACATCGCCCAGTACGGGCCGGCCTCCGCCCGCCGCATGATCGGTGCCTGTGTCTCGGCCCTGAACAGCACCATCTCGCTCGTCGCCACCGCCGGTGTCCTCACCGTCCTGCACCCTGCGCTGCTGCCCATGCTGCTGGCCATCGCGGCCCCCCGGGGCTGGGGCGCCATGCGGGTGGCCCAGGAACGCTACGTGTCGATGATGAGCTGGATCGAGCACCTGCGGGCCAGCCGCCTCATCGGCGGTCTCCTCACGGAGCGCACGGCGGCGCAGGAGGTCCGCATCCACGCGGTCGGGCCGTTTCTGCTCGACCGGTACGAGCGCATGGCCCACAGTGCCGAAGCCGAGCAGGAGCGGCTCGCCGCCGGCAAAGCCGTCACCGAGTGGGCCGCCTCCGCACTGTCGGGGCTGGCGATGGCCGCCACCTACGGCGTCATGATCTGGCTGATCGCGAGCGGACACATGAGTCTCGCGGTGGCCGGCACCGCGGTGATCGCCGTCCGATCGGGTTCCGCCAGCCTGGGCGCCCTGGTGATGAACGTGAACCAGTTGCACGAGGAATCCCTGTACGTCCGCGACCACGGACGCTTCCTGGAGGAGGCTGCCGAGCGGGCCATCCCCTCGGGCGGCGCGCCACTCCCGGAAAAGGTCGAGCGCATCGTCCTGGACCAGGTCACCTACCGTTACCCCGACCGCGAGAGCCCGGCGCTGGACAGCGTGTCGCTGACCCTCCCCATGGGGTCGGTCACCGCCGTGGTGGGCGAGAACGGCTCCGGCAAGAGCACTCTGATGAAGGTCCTTTCCGGGCTGTTGCTGCCCCAGGAAGGGACGGTCCGCTGGGACGAGGCCGATGTCGCGGACCTGCAACGCACCCAGGTCTTCGACCGTGTCTCGCTGCTCACTCAGGACTTCCAGCGCTGGCCTGTGACCGCGGCGATGAACATCCGCATCGGCCGCCCGGACCACGACGCGCGCCCGGACGACTTACAGCCCTCCATCGACTACGCGGGAGCCGGCCCCGTCATCACCAAACTCACCAACGGACTCCAGAGCCTGCTGGCACGCGTCTTCCGGGGAGCCGTCGAGCTGTCCGGCGGCGAATGGCAGAAGATCGGCCTGGCCCGTACGCACTGGCGCAGTTCAACCTGCTCTGCGGACAGCATCCTCATCGTCGACGAACCCACCTCGGCCCTCGATCCGGAAGCCGAGATCGAAGCCTTCGACCGGATCCGCCGTCTCGCGGCTCCGAACCGGGCCGTCGTCCTGGTCACCCACCGCATGTCCGGGGTCCGCCACGCGGACCGCATCTATGTCCTCAACCAAGGACATCTCGCCGAACACGGCACCCACGACGAACTCATCGCCTCCCGCGGGCGGTACGCCGCCATGTTCGCCGCCCAAGCCGCCCAGTACGCACCCAGCGCCGCCATCCCGAACCCCACCTCGCCCACCGTCGCGGATCACGCGTGACCAGGCCGTTCGAAGGACCGGCCATGACGACGCCTCCCACCGCCGACACCACCGGAACGAGCGCCCTGCGCCACCAGTTGACCGACCAGCTCACCGCGGCCGGTCACATCCGCGCTATCGGCATCGCCGTCGCCGTCGAGCACGCCTTCCGCACCGTTCGACGCCCTCGCCCTGAACCGGACCGGTGCACCGAGTGGCGCTGGTGGCCGCTCGACGCGCTGCCCGAACCGACCGTGGGTCACACCGGAGTCGCCTTGGAGGCGATCCCTTTCGGCACGCGCTGCACCGCAATGGGCTGGACCTGACACCGCTCCGTCCGCTGTCCCCTCAAGCCTGCCGTCTCCCGGGAAGGACGTGCCGTGCACATGTTCGCCACGCAAGACGAATGGGACCGTAGCTACGCCGACGGTCGCCGTTTCAGCCCACTCAGTGACCGTGAGCGGTCGCTGCTGGCCACGCACGCGCCTCCGCCGGCCGATGCCAGGGCCCTCGACATCGGCTGCGGAGTCGGTGAACTCGCGGCCCACTTGTCCACGCTGGGCTACGCCGTGGACGCCGTCGACTGGTCCGAGACCGCACTGGCCGAAGCCGCCGCCGAACACGGCACGGCCGTCCGGTGGCTACGCCTCGACATCGAGAGCGACGACGGGACACCACTGCACGCCGACGGCTACGACCTCATCACCCTCCGGTTCGTGGTTCCGTTACTCAACTCCCGCGCCCGGACCCTGCACGCCCTGGGCCGACGCCTGCGCCCCGGAGGCGCCATCGTGGTCGTCACACCGCACGCCGCCGACACCCCGGCCGAGCGGCGTCGCCTCGCGCTCGACGAGGACGAACTCGCCGAGCTGCGGACCGACTGGGCGAGCACGACGCTGCACGACGCCGGAGGCCTGGCCTTCGTGATCCTGCGTGACCCGTGCCGGACCGGCACGACCACGCCGCGGGACATTCCCAGGGCGGCCGGAACACAGGGCACGCCATCAGGCACGGGGAGCGTCGAACACACGGCGGCCGCCTCCCCGCGGCAGCATCGCTTCCCTCTCCTGGGGCGCTACTACCGCCAGGTCGAGTCCGGTCGGAAGACGGTCGAGGTGCGCGTCGCCACCCCTGACAAGGCAGCCGTCGAAGCCGGGGACGCGATCATCTTCCACGACGAGGACAGCGGTCGGGAACTCGACATCGTGGTGAAGCGGGCCACCCCGTACACCTCCTTCGAGGAACTCCTCGAAACGGAGGACCCGTCACGCATCGACCCGGACACGCCTCGCGGAGAACTGCTCATCAGGCTCCGCGGCATCTACCCGCCGGGCAAGGAAGCGCTCGGCCCGCTGGCCTTCGAGTTCGACCACCGCCCGGCGCTCCCCGGCCGCTCCATGCCGATGACGGCGTCGGAGTACGTACAGACCGTGCCCCACCACACGGTGTACGCCTGCCTGTACGTCCGCGACGAGCACGACCGACCCGTACAACTGCGCTCCGTCCACGGGTCCCGGCTCTGGCATTTCCCGGGCGGCAATCTCGACACGCGAGGGGAAGAACCTCTGCAGACCGCCCGCCGCGAAGCCGTCGAGGAAACGGGACTCGAACTCGGCTTGGAAGCCCCGAGGCTGCTCCTGACACATTTCCTGCACGCCGGGCCACCGCCGGCGCTGAACAAGGTCGGGTTCGTCTTCGACGGAGGGCGCCTCACCTCCGACCGGCTCCGCCGCATTCGTCTCGATCCCGCGGAGCACGACATGTGGGCCGTCCACGACCTCGCGGGGTGGCGGCAGTTGATGGCACCAGGGGCCTTCGCCCGTCTCGACGCCGTCGAACGGACCCGGCTCGGCGAAGGCCCCGCCTACCTCGTCACGCACACCTGACCC
It encodes:
- a CDS encoding ABC transporter ATP-binding protein gives rise to the protein MKNFFGKVRLAEPQVSDAERELFGGPLRYDMGWSQHEHAGLDLTMGSALRQMPTLVGATLRMAWRADRRALVAVAISEIAQGVAAAVSLLAVNAVMHALLGTGSAVERLHALLPGLLAAAGVAVVNSALAGWSTSRAGRLEPLVERIATTQYLAAATAVELEAIDDPDFRRLIDIAQYGPASARRMIGACVSALNSTISLVATAGVLTVLHPALLPMLLAIAAPRGWGAMRVAQERYVSMMSWIEHLRASRLIGGLLTERTAAQEVRIHAVGPFLLDRYERMAHSAEAEQERLAAGKAVTEWAASALSGLAMAATYGVMIWLIASGHMSLAVAGTAVIAVRSGSASLGALVMNVNQLHEESLYVRDHGRFLEEAAERAIPSGGAPLPEKVERIVLDQVTYRYPDRESPALDSVSLTLPMGSVTAVVGENGSGKSTLMKVLSGLLLPQEGTVRWDEADVADLQRTQVFDRVSLLTQDFQRWPVTAAMNIRIGRPDHDARPDDLQPSIDYAGAGPVITKLTNGLQSLLARVFRGAVELSGGEWQKIGLARTHWRSSTCSADSILIVDEPTSALDPEAEIEAFDRIRRLAAPNRAVVLVTHRMSGVRHADRIYVLNQGHLAEHGTHDELIASRGRYAAMFAAQAAQYAPSAAIPNPTSPTVADHA
- a CDS encoding methyltransferase domain-containing protein encodes the protein MFATQDEWDRSYADGRRFSPLSDRERSLLATHAPPPADARALDIGCGVGELAAHLSTLGYAVDAVDWSETALAEAAAEHGTAVRWLRLDIESDDGTPLHADGYDLITLRFVVPLLNSRARTLHALGRRLRPGGAIVVVTPHAADTPAERRRLALDEDELAELRTDWASTTLHDAGGLAFVILRDPCRTGTTTPRDIPRAAGTQGTPSGTGSVEHTAAASPRQHRFPLLGRYYRQVESGRKTVEVRVATPDKAAVEAGDAIIFHDEDSGRELDIVVKRATPYTSFEELLETEDPSRIDPDTPRGELLIRLRGIYPPGKEALGPLAFEFDHRPALPGRSMPMTASEYVQTVPHHTVYACLYVRDEHDRPVQLRSVHGSRLWHFPGGNLDTRGEEPLQTARREAVEETGLELGLEAPRLLLTHFLHAGPPPALNKVGFVFDGGRLTSDRLRRIRLDPAEHDMWAVHDLAGWRQLMAPGAFARLDAVERTRLGEGPAYLVTHT